Sequence from the Miscanthus floridulus cultivar M001 chromosome 16, ASM1932011v1, whole genome shotgun sequence genome:
tgtccacattttttggatagcctgcggatgcgtaggtggggttagttttcatggtctactccgctgagatagagtttcggcatcatctcccttttattctccggatacacactctccctagcaggacgtgtatttggagaacagcggggaggtgctgtcgaaattctgtctcggataggagtagagcttgaaaactaacctcatctacggatccTCGTGTGGGATttggacctatcctcacctattagatagtaggaacgtcgtgtagatgcaattgatgtttatattactcgtcgctatatatgttagaggatggaggaccgtgagtggatgtacacgggtcgCGCAAGTCAGGgttaggtcaccaatgaatggatcgacaagatcgatgctttcttggaatgggcatttggcgtggctgctaaaggagcgagtaaaatttgttgtccctgcagcaaatgtgtaaacaggaaaagacaaacgaagaaggtcttgggggaacatctttggaagaatagatttacgacagactatacccgatgggtctaccatggtgaagacgatcctatgagagaggaggtggtgagaccacgcgtcgaggattatgatgctgatgccgaggtagcagacatgttaaatgactatcacgaggcacagttcgCTAAAGGACgtatggaggaggagccagaggtaaccgcaaaggcgttctacgacatgtttgccgCGGCATAGAAATGGCCAGACAAAGATTTCTCAACTGGATgtcattggacgcataatggcgttaaagtccctGTATAGCCTGAgccgagacgccttcgatggtatgtttaCAGTTATTGAcagcctgcttccggagggtcaccttctaccaaagagcatgcacgactcacagaaactccttcgtgcacttaagatgccgtatgagcagatacatgcttgcccgaaggggtgcgtcctatttaggaaagaatacgtggaagcaaagtattgtccaaagtgtaaatcctctaggttcttggaggtagattctggtgatggccagaagaggtagcttgatattcccgtgacaatcctacggcacctttcgttcataccgaggatccaacggctatacaagaccgaggaatccgcgaaacagatgacatggtacaaaaatggcaaacgatacaatcctgacgggatggtacatgcatccgagggtgaagcatggacccactttgatggcatttgagaaagctaaagaggctcgtaatatacgtgttgcgctggcaacagatagGTTCAATCTTTATGAAATGATGGCTACCCCATACACATATTGACGCCACCGTGAGCCGGCGTTTCTGGCCCAAAGCTCAGGCAGCGCTGCAGGTACGGTCTGTCTCCGGCTCCTGCCGCTGCGACTGCGACGTCAGTTTGATTCTGTGCGAACTCGGAGGACGAGGTGGGTTCCGGCAGGAGTGGTCGTGACGTGTTTTCTATATCGATCCATGCAATGTAAAAAACAATCACAACATGAACTCATTGATCATATATGTAATATTTCTTTTCCACTATGGATCCAAAGGAAATGTTACGATCACGGCATATGCATTATATTATGTCAGTACAAATGTGAGTTTCCATGATGAAATCCCAATGCATGATAACGGCAGTACAATCATCAAAATCGCCCCTGCAGCTCTGGGAATCAAGCGCTCGTAGCGActgacggcggcggtggtggatcgCTTGTCACGTTGCTTGGTCCAGCGTGGGAACCTTCCTCAGCACCGGGAAGTCGACGACAGGGCTCTCAGCCACTTgagacggcggtggtggtgggtcGCTGGTCTCGTTGCTTGGTCCAGTAGGAACCTTTCTCAGCACCGGGAAGTCGACGACAGGGCTCTCAGCCACTtgagatggtggcggcggcgggtcgCTGGTCTCGTTGCTCGGTCCAGTTGGGACCTCCCTCAGCACCGGGAAGTCGACGACAGAGCTCTCAGCCACTtgagacggtggcggcggcgggtcgCTGGTCTCGTTGCTTGGTCCGGTTGGGACCTTCCTCAGCACCGCAAAACCCTCGCCGCTCAGTGCTGCCGGCGAGCGGCGTGTGGCCGATGCCATGGAAGAGAGCGTCGTCAGCGGCAGGAGGATGAGCAGCGGCAGCAGTTCCACTGCGGTGATCTTGTGCCCCAGCCGGGCCATAGCTACTTGCCAATTCTCTATCTCTATACCACGACCTCGATCTCAACTTGTGCTTGTTGGTGGTGTGGTGGCAAACGATACGCAGGGCCATGTATTTATAGGGTCTCCGCTCTGTGAAACGATTTATTTTGTTGGTGAGAACTGAAACGAGATTTACTACGTATAATGCAGTATATTTATTGCTTTTGAAACGTAAATCTGGCAGGTTTAGTAGCACCAATTAATCCCCGTCcccacacttgctgaattttctTCTCTGGGGCTCCGTCCACTAAAGAATCCAATTATGGGATCTGTATCGGTCAAACTAgttcaagtttgatcaagtttttaGGAAATTGTActaacatttatgtctccaaataaatatattatgagaATATATTCTATCACTAATTTAATTATACTTATTttgcatcataaatattaatactctctccctttcaaattataagttgctttgacttttttggtacatccattttactatgtatctag
This genomic interval carries:
- the LOC136513613 gene encoding uncharacterized protein; protein product: MARLGHKITAVELLPLLILLPLTTLSSMASATRRSPAALSGEGFAVLRKVPTGPSNETSDPPPPPSQVAESSVVDFPVLREVPTGPSNETSDPPPPPSQVAESPVVDFPVLRKVPTGPSNETSDPPPPPSQVAESPVVDFPVLRKVPTLDQAT